A single genomic interval of Camelina sativa cultivar DH55 chromosome 11, Cs, whole genome shotgun sequence harbors:
- the LOC104720864 gene encoding uncharacterized protein LOC104720864, producing MGRLLSEGPTLLQLHKWEPSQLQLKLSEFREAFISPSRQLLALLSYHSEALLLPLVAGSSIGSDVSVSCHNEESYSPTCSVGSDPENIASPSGSGVGSGEPGFVDNCSSTGNSFPFISDAKSVAWGSCGDTYNRHKDPLFREVLFVSGNYGVTVHAFCCIKDLGDSAKGKPNGELRHGKWVEWGPSRQNQKSEHEQGSSFDGSKQWMQSFLIDLETTEIEGLTQSRFPEKSHFPGSAEVVSFSILKSDLPFSNLLFQENPLLQNGNMLEEGNLSENNFLVAPDSVNSSYRCTNIFSSDSHSLIGFVMELSDCASTLTSNEDERRKGKSVVFVAELFSWGIEWVSLVKFGESSIGPTNEWADFRLSDKFVICLSASGLIFLYDVKSGDCISHRNILQTCGHGLHSSSDMQEATADADQQSVVHSRDPPMSKSHIVGSPDRRKFRKLMVASHTPLIAAVDENGLVYVLCMDDFVSKEYQMSVEPIPYLRHFGLGSLVGWKIGGMDVGQQKMHHPNSSGTLVEDAFSRCDPSFSVEPCSERQHNNFDQRAGYSGSWLSGFSAQPKTNVVKLENFQRDSHVTRKMFLSAEKLGLDDKICFSPLGFTHFSRKHTKKEDRSCKIFHYRLQTHTTLRDDSYLNYDGNKISIQGAEENLIEESVGCSFQGFLYLVTCSGLSVFLPSVSITSNYPTVEPIEYLQPFQTTVMACQRRDYLGTGESRFPWQVEVIDRVILFEGPEAADYLCSENGWDLKVVRLRRLQMALDYLKYDDISESLKMLGNVKLAEEGMLRVLFSAVYLLSRKKRNDNDISAVSRLLALATGFATEMIRIYGLLEYQKDGYMVDRKPRTQRLSRPPISLHNNNVTENSRRLSEMGYLLEITRNFQSRITRKFKKLGKDDSQLESVPDAASAESRQLDTNLFDTNEELALTPMGIMTAKAGQVIDEKGYTSGLVPQGLVAEKKVLPLENPKEMMARWKANNLDLKTVVKDALFSDRLPLAVLQLHLQHSKDVVENGEHQDTFTEVHDIGRAIAYDLFLKGESGVAIATLQRLGEDIEASLNQLVFGTVRRSLRYQVAEEMRKHGFLRPYEDNVLERISLIERLYPSSHFWETYLARRKELLTAAVPFDSSQMSLHLGGSSLFQNLEIKCGEVDGVVLGSWTKINENASEHVPDETDAIAGYWAAAAVWSNAWDQRTIDHIVLDQPLVMGVHVPWDSQLEYYMCHNDWDEVLKLLDLIPEDVLYDGSLQIALDCPKQSPGVNYSISSRSEYICSIEEVDAVLLDVPYIKIFRLPAEIRCSFWLTTLMEQELARKFIFLKEYWENALDVVYLLARAGVILGNCEVSFKEESCRPSLDLCLSIKKGGENIDTLNAVHKLFIHYCTQYNLPNLLDLYLDHHKLVLDNDSLSSLQEAVGDSHWAKWLLLSRIKGREYDASFSNARAIMSRSGSPNGEPSVPEIDEIVCTVDDIAEGAGEMAALATMMCAPVAIQKSLSSGSVNRHSNSSAQCTLENLRSFLQRFPTLWSKLVSACLGEDISGNLFRNKTKNVLSEYLNWRDGVFFSTARDTSLLQMLPCWFPKAVRRLVQLYIQGPLGWLSFSGYPTGEYLLHRGVEFFINVDDPTEISAISWEAIIQKHIEEELHHSKTEGTELGLEHFLYRGRPLAAFNAFVEHRVEKLKLEDQSGSSLHGQRNMQSDVPMLLAPLTQSDESLLSSVIPLAVTHFGDSVLVASCAFLLELCGLSASMLRIDVASLRRISSFYKPNDNVDMAHQKSLKGSMFHSVSSEGDLMGSLARALANEYAYPDISSVSKQKYNPNSISGTQPGLPLMLVLHHLEQASLPEVGADRKTSGYWLLTGDGDGSELRSQQTSASLHWSLVTLFCQMHKIPLSTKYLAMLARDNDWVGFLSEAQLGGYPFDTVLNVASKEFGDQRLKAHILTVLRYANSKKKATISYSDDTGRGFTCSSTEDGAYVSAELFRVLAYSEKLKNPGGYLLSKAKELSWSILALIASCFPDVAPLSCLTIWLEITAARETSSIKVNDITTKIAENIAAAVVSTNSLPTDARGVQFHYNRRNTKRRRLTAHTSVDLLASANSLNTSAGKTYCSHRTEAAEESKTEDSSVTDDSSVEHASLSKMVAVLCEQRLFLPLLKAFELFLPSCSLLPFVRALQAFSQMRLSEASAHLGSFWARVKEESMHFQSNAAVNYGASWISRTAVKAADAVLSTCPSPYEKRCLLQLLAATDFGDGGSAATYYRRLYWKVNLAEPSLRENDLDLGNEALDDGSLLTALEKNRQWEQARNWAKQLETISVTWTSSVHHVTETQAESMVAEWKEFLWDVPEERIALWGHCQTLFIRYSFPALQAGLFFLRHAEAVEKDLPAREIYELLLLSLQWLSGLTTLSHPVYPLHLLREIETRVWLLAVEAESHVKNVGAFSPSSIGKDMVNGKSSNLIDRTASIITKMDSHISSKKHDPRAPGQGHQRNQDTSTSTYGVNTKAKRRAKGNVPQIRHFVDSSDRNADFEDSSSLLNIKSEFQLQEENTGLEISLSKWEESIEPAELERAVLSLLEFGQVTAAKQLQLKLAPGTLPSELIILDAVMKLAMLSTPCSQVPLSMLDGEVRSVIQSHSLKLDHPMIEPLQVLEKLSNILNEGSGRGLARKIIAVIKAANILGLTFTEAYQKQPIELLRLLSLKAQDSFEEACLLVQTHSMPAASIAQILAESFLKGLLAAHRGGYIDSQKEEGPAPLLWRFSDFLKWAELCPSEQEIGHALMRLVITGQEIPHACEVELLILSHHFYKSSTCLDGVDVLVALAATRVEAYVAEGDFSCLGRLITGVGNFHALTFILNILIENGQLDLLLQKFSAAADANTGTAQAVRSFRMAVLTSLNLFNPNDHDAFAMVYKHFDMKHETAALLETRADQAAQQWFLRYDKDQNEDLLDSMRYYIEAAEVHTSIDAGNKARKACGQASLVSLQIRMPDSKWLCLSETNARRALVDQSRFQEALIVAEAYGLNQPSEWALVLWNLMLKPELAEDFVAEFVAVLPLKASMLLELARFYRAEMAARGDQSQFSVWLTGGGLPAEWAKYMWRSFRCLLKRTRDLRLRLQLATTATGFSDMVDACMNALDKVPENAGPLVLKKGHGGGYLPLM from the exons ATGGGAAGGTTGTTGAGTGAAGGCCCAACTCTGCTGCAGTTGCATAAGTGGGAACCTTCTCAATTGCAACTCAAGCTATCAGAATTTCGTGAGGCTTTTATCTCTCCGTCGAGGCAGTTGTTAGCACTACTCTCGTACCACTCCGAAGCTTTACTGCTTCCTCTGGTTGCAg GGAGCTCTATTGGCAGTGATGTTTCGGTAAGCTGTCATAATGAAGAGTCATATAGTCCTACATGCTCTGTTGGGTCAGATCCAGAGAACATTGCATCTCCTTCGGGATCAGGAGTTGGTTCTGGTGAGCCAGGTTTTGTAGATAATTGCAGTTCTACTGGAAATAGTTTTCCTTTTATCTCTGATGCAAAGTCTGTTGCTTGGGGTAGTTGTGGCGATACTTACAATCGGCACAAAGATCCTTTGTTTAGAGAAGTTTTGTTTGTATCTGGAAATTATGGTGTTACGGTTCATGCTTTTTGCTGCATAAAAGATTTAGGTGACAGCGCCAAAGGCAAACCAAATGGTGAACTGAGGCATGGGAAGTGGGTCGAATGGGGGCCTTCTAGGCAAAATCAGAAATCAGAACACGAACAAGGCTCTTCTTTTGATGGCTCCAAGCAGTGGATGCAAtcttttttaattgatttggaAACTACTGAAATTGAGGGTCTAACACAGTCTAGGTTCCCTGAGAAGTCACATTTTCCTGGTTCTGCAGAGGTTGTTTCATTCAGCATATTAAAGAGTGATTTACCTTTCTCGAACCTTCTTTTCCAAGAAAATCCGCTACTTCAGAACGGTAATATGCTGGAGGAAGGTAATTTAAGTGAAAATAATTTTCTCGTAGCTCCAGATAGTGTAAACAGTTCGTACAGGTGCACCAACATTTTCTCCAGCGATTCCCATTCTCTAATTGGATTTGTTATGGAGCTATCAGACTGTGCATCTACCCTTACAAGCAATGAAGACGAACGAAGAAAGGGGAAGAGCGTTGTCTTTGTTGCCGAGCTGTTTAGCTGGGGGATAGAATGGGTTTCTCTTGTGAAATTTGGGGAATCAAGTATTGGACCTACAAATGAGTGGGCAGATTTCCGTTTATCTGATAAATTTGTTATCTGCCTCAGTGCCTCTGGTTTGATCTTTCTATATGATGTGAAATCTGGGGATTGTATTTCTCATCGGAATATTTTACAGACATGCGGTCATGGGTTGCATTCTTCATCAGATATGCAAGAAGCAACTGCAGATGCTGATCAGCAAAGTGTCGTTCATAGTCGGGATCCACCCATGTCCAAGTCTCATATTGTTGGTTCCCCGGACAGAAGAAAGTTTAGAAAGCTTATGGTAGCTTCTCATACACCACTCATAGCTGCAGTTGACGAAAATGGTTTGGTATATGTGTTATGTATGGATGATTTTGTTTCCAAGGAGTACCAAATGTCCGTGGAACCTATTCCTTATTTACGTCATTTTGGGCTTGGAAGTCTGGTTGGTTGGAAAATCGGTGGCATGGACGTTGGCCAGCAAAAGATGCACCACCCTAATTCCTCTGGTACTCTAGTTGAAGATGCTTTTTCCAGGTGTGATCCTAGCTTTTCTGTTGAGCCATGTTCGGAAAGACAACATAACAATTTTGATCAAAGAGCTGGTTACTCTGGTTCATGGTTGAGTGGATTTTCTGCTCAGCCTAAAACAAATGTGGTGAAACTAGAAAATTTCCAAAGAGACTCACATGTCACACGGAAGATGTTTCTATCTGCTGAAAAGTTAGGATTGGATGATAAGATATGTTTTTCTCCATTGGGATTCACTCATTTTTCTAGAAAGCACACAAAAAAGGAAGATCGAAGCTGCAAGATTTTTCATTATAGGCTGCAGACGCATACGACTCTGAGAGATGATAGTTATTTGAATTATGATGGCAACAAGATTTCTATTCAAGGTGCAGAAGAGAATCTCATAGAAGAGTCAGTTGGTTGTTCTTTCCAGGGATTTCTTTATCTGGTGACTTGTAGTGGTCTTTCAGTTTTTCTCCCTTCCGTCTCAATAACCTCGAATTACCCAACTGTTGAGCCCATTGAATATCTGCAGCCATTTCAGACCACTGTCATGGCATGCCAGAGAAGAGACTATTTGGGAACAGGGGAATCACGTTTTCCTTGGCAAGTCGAGGTCATAGATAGAGTTATCTTGTTTGAAGGCCCTGAAGCTGCAGATTATTTATGCTCGGAAAATG GTTGGGACCTAAAAGTTGTTCGTTTGCGTCGGCTGCAAATGGCGTTGGACTACTTAAAATATGATGACATCAGCGA GTCTTTGAAGATGCTTGGTAATGTGAAGCTGGCAGAAGAAGGCATGCTAAGGGTGCTCTTTTCTGCTGTCTATCTTTTGTCGCGCAAGAAAAGAAACGATAATGATATATCTGCTGTATCTAG GCTCCTTGCATTGGCTACAGGGTTTGCGACTGAAATGATTCGCATATATGGTTTACTTGAATATCAGAAAGATGGATACATGGTCGACAGAAAACCTAGGACACAGAGACTTTCACGTCCACCAATTTCACTGCATAACAACAACGTAACCGAAAATTCAAGGAGGTTGTCAGAGATGGGTTATCTTCTGGAGATCACCCGGAACTTTCAATCCCGTATTACCAGAAAATTTAAGAAGCTAGGAAAG GATGATTCTCAGCTTGAAAGTGTTCCAGATGCAGCATCTGCAGAGTCAAGACAACTTGACACAAATTTATTCGATACTAATGAGGAGCTTGCTTTGACGCCTATGGGTATTATGACAGCCAAAGCTGGTCAAGTCATTGACGAAAAAGGTTATACATCTGGCCTTGTACCCCAAGGGCTTGTTGCAGAGAAGAAAGTTCTTCCTCTGGAAAATCCCAAGGAGATGATGGCTCGATGGAAGGCTAATAATTTGGATTTAAAAACTGTGGTTAAGGATGCCTTGTTCTCCGATCGACTCCCTTTAGCTGTTCTTCAATTGCATCTTCAGCATTCTAAAGACGTGGTTGAAAATGGAGAGCATCAGGATACATTTACTGAAGTTCATGATATTGGAAGAGCAATTGCTTATGACCTATTTTTGAAG GGTGAATCTGGGGTTGCTATTGCAACTCTGCAAAGGCTTGGGGAGGATATAGAAGCGTCTCTCAATCAGTTGGTATTTGGCACAGTGAGGAGATCTCTTCGATATCAAGTTGCTgaagaaatgagaaaacatGGTTTCTTAAGACCATATGAAGACAATGTACTGGAGAGGATATCACTTATCGAG AGGCTTTATCCTAGCAGCCACTTTTGGGAAACATATCTTGCTCGTCGAAAGGAACTCCTGACAGCTGCAGTACCTTTTGACTCCAGTCAAATGAGCTTGCACCTTGGAGGGTCCTCTTTGTTCCAGAATCTCGAGATTAAGTGTGGTGAGGTTGATGGTGTTGTTCTAGGTTCTTGGACAAAAATCAATGAGAATGCATCTGAGCATGTGCCGGATGAAACCGATGCGATTGCTGGTTACTGGGCTGCAGCAGCAGTGTGGTCAAATGCTTGGGATCAGAGAACAATTGATCAT ATAGTCTTGGATCAGCCTTTAGTCATGGGTGTTCATGTTCCATGGGATTCCCAGCTCGAGTATTATATGTGTCACAATGACTGGGATGAAGTCCTTAAGCTGTTGGATCTCATTCCTGAAGATGTATTATATGATGGAAGTTTACAAATTGCTTTGGATTGTCCGAAGCAGTCTCCCGGCGTAAATTATTCCATTTCTTCCCGTAGCGAGTATATATGCTCCATTGAAGAAGTGGATGCTGTACTTCTGGATGTTCCTTATATCAAGATATTCAGGTTGCCTGCAGAAATCCGGTGCTCCTTCTGGCTAACAACACTCATGGAACAGGAACTTGCTagaaagtttatatttttgaaagaatATTGGGAAAACGCTCTAGATGTAGTATATCTCCTGGCTCGGGCAGGTGTCATCCTTGGTAATTGCGAAGTTTCATTTAAGGAGGAATCTTGTAGGCCATCCTTAGATCTCTGTTTGTCCATAAAGAAGGGAGGAGAAAATATTGATACCCTGAATGCTGTACACAAGCTATTCATACATTATTGCACACAATATAATCTGCCCAACCTTCTGGATCTGTACCTTGATCATCACAAATTGGTCCTAGATAATGATTCACTCAGTTCATTGCAGGAAGCTGTT GGTGATTCTCATTGGGCAAAATGGTTGCTGCTCTCCAGGATCAAGGGCCGGGAGTATGATGCTTCATTTTCAAATGCACGTGCAATTATGTCACGTAGTGGGTCACCAAACGGTGAACCCAGTGTTCCGGAGATTGATGAAATTGTTTGTACTGTTGATGACATTGCCGAAGGGGCAGGAGAAATGGCAGCTTTAGCAACTATGATGTGTGCTCCGGTGGCAATTCAAAAATCCTTGAGTTCTGGCAGTGTGAACAGGCACAGTAACTCTTCCGCGCAGTGTACATTGGAGAATTTGAGATCATTTCTTCAGAGATTCCCTACCTTATGGAGTAAGCTTGTTAGTGCTTGTCTTGGAGAAGATATATCTGGGAACCTTTTTCGGAACAAGACTAAGAATG TTTTGTCGGAGTATCTGAATTGGCGTGACGGCGTATTTTTCTCAACTGCACGTGATACCTCACTTTTGCAGATGTTGCCTTGTTGGTTTCCTAAGGCGGTTCGTAGATTGGTTCAGCTTTATATCCAG GGACCTCTTGGATGGCTGTCTTTCTCAGGATATCCTACAGGGGAATATCTACTGCATAGAGGTGTTGAGTTCTTTATAAATGTCGACGATCCTACTGAGATAAGTGCCATATCTTGGGAAGCAATCATCCAGAAGCACATCGAAGAGGAACTGCATCACTCAAAAACTGAG GGAACCGAGCTTGGACTTGAGCACTTCCTGTACCGTGGACGGCCACTCGCAGCATTTAATGCTTTCGTCGAACATAGAGTTGAAAAGCTAAAGTTGGAAGATCAATCTGGCTCTTCGTTACATGGACAAAGAAATATGCAGTCAGATGTTCCGATGCTACTTGCACCTCTGACACAAAGTGATGAGTCACTTCTTTCATCT GTCATACCACTTGCTGTCACACACTTTGGGGATTCTGTGTTAGTGGCTTCATGTGCCTTCCTTCTTGAGCTTTGTGGTTTATCTGCTAGCATGCTTCGAATTGACGTGGCATCCTTGAGAAGGATATCATCCTTCTACAAACCAAATGACAATGTGGATATGGCACACCAAAAATCTCTTAAGGGCTCTATGTTTCATTCGGTATCTAGTGAAGGTGATCTAATGGGGTCACTAGCTAGGGCCCTTGCTAATGAATATGCTTATCCTGATATCTCAAGCGTGTCGAAGCAAAAATATAATCCAAACAGTATTTCTGGCACTCAACCGGGTCTTCCGCTAAtgcttgttcttcatcatctggAACAAGCTAGTCTTCCAGAGGTTGGAGCAGATAGAAAAACAAGTGGTTACTGGCTGTTAACAGGTGATGGTGATGGGTCTGAACTGCGGTCTCAACAGACATCTGCTAGCTTGCATTGGAGTTTAGTTACCCTTTTTTGTCAAATGCATAAGATTCCTCTGAGCACCAAGTATCTTGCCATGCTAGCAAGGGACAATGATTGG GTTGGATTTTTATCTGAAGCGCAGCTTGGAGGATACCCATTTGATACGGTGCTCAATGTG GCATCAAAGGAGTTTGGTGATCAACGCTTAAAAGCTCACATACTGACGGTTTTGAGATATGCAAACTCAAAAAAGAAAGCTACCATATCGTACTCAGATGACACAGGCAGAGGTTTTACATGTTCCTCCACAGAGGATGGAGCTTATGTCTCTGCTGAACTCTTTCGTGTTTTGGCTTACTCTGAGAAGCTAAAGAATCCTGGGGGATACCTTTTATCGAAAGCTAAGGAGTTATCGTGGTCTATATTGGCTCTCATAGCATCATGCTTTCCGGATGTTGCTCCTTTATCATGCCTAACAATTTGGTTGGAAATTACTGCAGCCAG GGAAACATCGTCTATCAAGGTGAACGATATAACTACTAAAATAGCAGAAAATATTGCAGCAGCCGTTGTATCTACAAATTCCTTGCCAACGGATGCTAGAGGTGTCCAGTTTCATTACAATAGGAGGAATACCAAACGGAGACGACTTACTGCACATACATCTGTGGATTTGTTGGCTTCAGCCAATAGTTTAAATACCTCTGCTGGTAAAACATATTGTTCACATAGAACAGAAGCTGCAGAAGAATCAAAAACTGAAGATAGTAGTGTTACTGATGATTCGTCTGTTGAGCATGCGTCTCTATCAAAAATGGTCGCAGTGCTTTGTGAACAACGCTTGTTTCTTCCTCTGCTAAAAGCTTTTGAATTGTTCCTCCCTTCATGCTCTCTACTGCCATTTGTCCGTGCTCTACAG GCATTTTCTCAAATGCGCCTCTCTGAAGCTTCAGCACATCTGGGTTCTTTTTGGGCTAGAGTTAAAGAGGAATCAATGCATTTTCAGTCAAATGCAGCTGTCAATTATGGGGCATCTTGGATCAGCAGAACAGCTGTAAAAGCTGCTGATGCTGTTTTGTCAACTTGTCCATCTCCATATGAGAAAAGATGCTTACTGCAACTTCTTGCTGCAACTGATTTTGGTGATGGGGGATCTGCGGCAACATATTATCGGCGTCTTTATTGGAAAGTTAACTTGGCTGAGCCATCACTCCGGGAGAATGATCTTGACTTAGGAAATGAGGCCCTTGACGATGGCTCTCTTCTGACAGCTTTAGAAAAGAACAGGCAGTGGGAGCAAGCACGAAATTGGGCCAAGCAACTTGAAACCATTAGTGTCACTTGGACATCCTCTGTTCATCATGTTACTGAAACGCAG GCAGAATCCATGGTTGCAGAATGGAAAGAATTCCTTTGGGATGTTCCAGAAGAGAGAATCGCATTGTGGGGTCACTGCCAAACTCTATTCATCAGATACTCTTTCCCTGCTTTACAG GCAGGTTTATTTTTCCTTAGGCATGCAGAAGCGGTGGAGAAAGATCTTCCTGCAAGAGAGATCTATGAGCTATTACTGCTATCCCTTCAGTGGTTGAGTGGGCTAACAACTTTGTCACACCC GGTTTATCCGTTGCATCTTCTACGTGAAATTGAGACGAGGGTGTGGCTCCTGGCTGTAGAAGCAGAATCACATGTTAAAAATGTTGGAGCATTTAGTCCAAGTAGTATCGGGAAAGACATGGTGAATGGAAAGAGTTCAAATCTTATTGACCGAACTGCAAGTATCATAACAAAAATGGACAGCCATATTTCTTCAAAAAAGCATGACCCCAGGGCCCCTGGCCAAGGACATCAAAGGAACCAAGACACAAGCACTTCAACATATGGTGTGAACACAAAGGCCAAGAGGAGAGCAAAAGGAAATGTCCCACAAATAAGACATTTTGTGGATTCTTCAGATAGGAATGCTGATTTTGAagattcttcatctcttctaaACATCAAAAGCGAGTTCCAGCTTCAAGAGGAAAACACGGGATTGGAAATATCCTTATCAAAGTGGGAAGAAAGTATAGAACCTGCAGAGTTGGAAAGAGCTGTTCTGTCTTTACTGGAGTTCGGACAAGTAACAGCTGCTAAGCAGCTCCAGCTTAAGCTCGCTCCAGGGACTTTACCTTCTGAGCTTATTATTCTGGATGCTGTTATGAAGCTAGCCATGCTTTCTACACCTTGCAGTCAAGTACCATTGTCAATGTTGGATGGTGAAGTTCGTTCTGTTATTCAATCACACAGTCTAAAATTAGACCATCCTATGATTGAACCGCTGCAG GTTCTGGAGAAATTATCGAACATATTAAATGAAGGCAGTGGACGTGGGTTGGCAAGAAAAATTATAGCAGTTATAAAAGCTGCTAACATACTGGGACTTACATTCACTGAGGCATATCAAAAGCAGCCAATAGAGTTGTTACGTTTACTTTCTCTTAAAGCACAAGATTCTTTTGAGGAAGCATGTCTCCTTGTCCAAACGCATTCCATGCCCGCTGCTAGTATCGCTCAGATACTTGCAGAATCCTTTTTAAAG GGTTTATTGGCAGCTCATCGTGGAGGATATATAGATTCTCAAAAGGAGGAAGGGCCTGCTCCACTTTTGTGGAGATTTTCAGACTTTTTGAAGTGGGCGGAGCTTTGTCCATCTGAACAAGAAATTGGTCATGCATTAATGCGTCTTGTGATTACCGGGCAGGAAATACCACACGCATGTGAG GTTGAGCTACTTATTCTGTCTCATCACTTCTACAAGTCATCCACGTGCCTTGATGGAGTTGATGTTCTTGTGGCTCTTGCTGCCACTAGGGTCGAGGCTTATGTTGCTGAGGGCGATTTCTCATGCCTGGGTCGCTTAATAACTGGAGTCGGAAACTTCCATGCTCTTACTTTCATTCTCAATATTCTAATCGAAAACGGGCAGCTTGATCTTTTACTACAAAAGTtttctgctgctgctgatgcAAACACTGGCACTGCCCAAGCTGTCAGAAGTTTTCGGATGGCTGTTCTGACCTCGTTGAATCTCTTTAACCCAAATGACCATGATGCATTCGCAATG GTATATAAACACTTTGATATGAAGCATGAAACGGCTGCTTTGCTAGAGACACGTGCAGATCAGGCTGCACAGCAGTGGTTTTTACGGTATGATAAGGATCAAAATGAAGATCTCCTTGATTCAATGCGCTATTACATTGAAGCTGCTGAGGTTCACACTTCTATTGATGCTGGAAACAAAGCACGAAAGGCTTGTGGTCAGGCTTCCCTTGTCTCCCTTCAAATAAGGATGCCAGATTCTAAGTGGCTCTGTTTATCTGAAACAAACGCGAGAAGAGCACTTGTTGATCAATCCCGATTCCAGGAGGCTTTGATTGTAGCAGAAGCCTACG GTCTTAACCAGCCAAGTGAATGGGCGCTTGTGCtttggaacctgatgctcaaaCCCGAACTAGCAGAAGATTTTGTGGCTGAATTTGTTGCGGTGCTTCCGCTAAAGGCTTCAATGCTTCTGGAACTGGCTAGATTCTACAGAGCGGAGATGGCAGCTCGGGGAGACCAGTCTCAATTCTCAGTATGGCTCACAGGAGGAGGCTTACCAGCTGAGTGGGCTAAATACATGTGGAGATCATTCAGGTGCTTGTTGAAGAGAACACGGGATTTGAGGTTACGGTTACAGCTTGCTACAACAGCAACGGGATTCTCTGACATGGTCGATGCGTGTATGAATGCGTTGGATAAGGTCCCGGAAAATGCTGGACCACTTGTATTAAAGAAAGGACATGGAGGAGGATACCTACCGCTCATGTGA
- the LOC104720867 gene encoding protein SLOW GREEN 1, chloroplastic has translation MCSIGGVLALSSPAKFHHRREQSQIFTPTHLRNLNGFQCRWKNSRAFAPKLAQSDPNFASPISHLPLIRSSTSLHPSKDFFVQTLARKAAILLVGSIVFLGFCSSKPALALPAATVVSQAELDDEIMFEKLLESEPENMEALKAVLYKKMRRGKTEDAVKFVEKLMKLEPHEIEWKLLEALCYETMGQLSRAKRLFKDILKEQPLLIRALHGLAMVMHKTHDSSVFDMLMEAMEVARQGNRVTEERNIQVLIGQMHIVKGQFEEGLKVFQQMVNDNPRDFRPYLCQGIVYSLMEKKEEAAQQFEIYWSLVPEEFPQKGFLDDVALAAQAKSRERLQNTFKAKFAQGE, from the exons ATGTGTTCAATCGGAGGAGTATTAGCTCTTTCTTCTCCGGCTAAATTTCATCATCGCCGGGAACAATCGCAGATTTTTACTCCGACCCATCTGCGTAATCTCAATGGGTTTCAATGTCGTTGGAAAAATTCTCGAGCTTTCGCTCCCAAACTCGCCCAATCCGACCCCAATTTCGCTTCGCCCATATCACATCTTCCTCTTATACGCTCTTCGACGTCTCTTCATCCTTCCAAGGACTTCTTCGTTCAGACTCTGGCGAGAAAAGCCGCGATTTTACTTGTTGGGTCGATTgtatttctagggttttgttcttcGAAGCCTGCTTTAGCGCTACCCGCTGCAACCGTGGTCTCTCAAGCGGAGTTGGATGACGAGATAATGTTCGAGAAGCTTCTGGAGAGTGAGCCGGAGAACATGGAGGCTCTGAAGGCTGTTTTGTATAAGAAGATGAGGAGAGGGAAAACTGAAGATGCTGTGAAGTTTGTTGAGAAGCTCATGAAATTAGAGCCTCATGAGATTGAATGGAAGCTTTTAGAAGCGCTCTGTTATGAGACAATGGGACAACTGAGCAGAGCTAAGAGATTGTTTAAAGATATTCTCAAAGAACAACCTCTTTTGATCAGAGCTTTGCAC GGTCTTGCGATGGTAATGCATAAGACTCATGACTCCTCTGTATTTGATATGCTCATGGAAGCTATGGAGGTTGCTCGACAAGGAAACAGAGTAACTGAGGAGAGAAACATACAAGTCTTGATTGGTCAAATGCATATTGTCAAG GGTCAATTTGAAGAAGGTCTCAAGGTATTTCAACAGATGGTAAATGATAACCCTCGAGATTTTCGACCTTACCTTTGCCAG GGCATAGTCTATAGCTtaatggagaagaaggaagaagcagcGCAACAGTTTGAGATATATTGGAGTCTTGTACCTGAAGAATTCCCACAAAAGGGATTTCTCGACGATGTTGCATTGGCTGCTCAAGCCAAATCCCGAGAACGACTTCAAAACACATTCAAAGCTAAATTTGCTCAGGGGGAATAA